Below is a genomic region from candidate division WOR-3 bacterium.
CTGAAACTCCAGCAATAGTTTATTTTATTCAAGACCAAAGGCTTGTAGAAAGCAAGCAATGTTATCCGTACATTTTTCGTTCAAGTATTTTATTTAATTTATGGGTTGATGTAAATATGGGGCAGGAAGCCTATGATACGCTTGAATTTTTAGAGCTTCAGATGATGAAGAGTTTGCATGGTGTTTCCGATATAGTTTTAGGGAATGTTCACTTGTATAACAGTAAGATGCACATGGTAAATTCGGCAAGAGATGATACGTTTCTTTCGTTTATGAAGACGATGCAGTTTTTGATGGACTATAAAATTGAAATTTTGTGAGAACTCAAATAGAAATTAGCGAAGCGGAATTTAAGAAGTTATTTTTAGAGTTTGAAAAACGTGGGAAGCGTCTCCTAGCGAAACGCAGGGAAGCTTTATCACCTGTAGGTGATTTAGTGGCGTCGGCTATAGCTGGTCGCGCGCCGATTTCTGACCGGCCACATTATCGTTACAAAAAGGGTCAGGGAAAAGTTGCTACATACTTTCCTGGAAATCTTAGGCGTTCTATTAAGCGTTTAAATTTTCGCCGAACTAAAGATGTTTGGGTAGGCCCTTTTTTAGACAAAACTAACTCAGGTGGAATTTACTCAAGCGATACAAAAGTGGATGGATATTATGCGCATTTTGTGGAGTATGGCACTACCCGTG
It encodes:
- a CDS encoding HK97-gp10 family putative phage morphogenesis protein, with translation MRTQIEISEAEFKKLFLEFEKRGKRLLAKRREALSPVGDLVASAIAGRAPISDRPHYRYKKGQGKVATYFPGNLRRSIKRLNFRRTKDVWVGPFLDKTNSGGIYSSDTKVDGYYAHFVEYGTTRAPAQPFVATGLATVAPIALRLAVDAMKKLIEK